In Deinococcus aerophilus, one DNA window encodes the following:
- a CDS encoding DUF1641 domain-containing protein, with product MAKALDFTPREPTPQERLHSTVEDSAPALEESLRLLRDLHNHGVLDVLSKTVRGGEGLVASLLHITGGQSGTTLLRNTTELAKVLSTLDPHEVSVLGKAISVGVHEGARSVAQGKRFGVGDLMGLLRDRDVQIALGALVGILKGVGRGLRESRHDSAAHPVTNQTMVGRGTR from the coding sequence ATGGCCAAGGCACTTGATTTCACGCCGCGCGAACCCACCCCGCAGGAACGGCTGCACTCCACGGTGGAGGACTCGGCCCCCGCCCTGGAAGAAAGCCTGCGGCTGCTGCGCGACCTGCACAACCACGGCGTGCTGGACGTGCTGAGCAAGACCGTGCGCGGCGGCGAGGGGCTGGTGGCCTCCTTGCTGCACATTACCGGGGGCCAGAGCGGCACCACCCTGCTGCGCAACACCACCGAACTCGCCAAGGTGCTGTCCACCCTGGACCCCCACGAGGTCAGCGTGCTTGGCAAGGCCATCAGCGTGGGAGTCCATGAGGGAGCGCGCAGCGTCGCGCAGGGCAAGCGCTTTGGTGTGGGAGACCTGATGGGCCTGCTGCGCGACCGCGACGTGCAGATCGCGCTGGGCGCGCTGGTCGGTATTCTCAAGGGTGTGGGGCGTGGGCTGCGCGAGAGCCGCCACGACAGCGCTGCCCATCCGGTCACCAACCAGACCATGGTGGGCCGCGGAACCCGGTAA
- a CDS encoding MFS transporter small subunit, whose amino-acid sequence MNQNREVSPALIYIAWTVVALPLAWGVYQTLIKVAQLFS is encoded by the coding sequence ATGAACCAGAACCGTGAAGTTTCACCCGCCCTGATCTACATTGCCTGGACCGTCGTTGCCCTACCGCTGGCGTGGGGTGTCTACCAGACCCTGATCAAGGTCGCGCAGCTGTTCAGCTGA
- a CDS encoding formate dehydrogenase accessory sulfurtransferase FdhD has translation MNDSTGQEGRTEESFPVRPSAPSGPHTELPVVRYPSGQHHADAVATEEPLELRLATPDGAITLGVLMRTPGHDRALLTGWLVSEGLLPEQFDLAPDEENANVWHLRTPEHVRLAAGARLSVSSSACGVCGSGSIEQLAVRAGPPRWTGGPLTAQTLCALPEQLRAAQPGFAASGGLHGAGLFTLHGEALCVFEDVGRHNAVDKVVGWAQERALLPLDTHVLVVSSRAGFEIAQKAVTAGIAVVVAVGAATTLAVDTAATFDLTLCGFVRDGRLTVYTGGQRLNIKE, from the coding sequence GTGAACGATTCCACCGGCCAGGAGGGGCGCACCGAAGAATCATTCCCGGTGCGCCCCTCCGCACCGTCCGGCCCACACACCGAATTGCCTGTGGTGCGCTATCCCTCCGGCCAGCACCATGCAGACGCAGTGGCCACCGAGGAACCGCTGGAACTGCGGCTGGCCACCCCGGACGGGGCCATCACCCTGGGGGTCCTGATGCGGACGCCCGGGCACGACCGCGCCCTGCTGACCGGGTGGCTTGTGTCCGAGGGTCTGCTGCCGGAGCAGTTCGATCTCGCACCGGACGAGGAGAATGCCAATGTCTGGCATCTGCGTACCCCGGAGCATGTACGCCTCGCGGCGGGGGCACGTTTAAGCGTGTCCTCCAGCGCCTGCGGCGTTTGCGGCTCGGGCAGCATTGAGCAGCTTGCCGTCCGGGCGGGGCCTCCCCGCTGGACCGGCGGCCCACTGACGGCGCAGACCCTGTGCGCCCTGCCGGAACAGTTGCGGGCCGCCCAGCCGGGGTTCGCCGCCTCGGGGGGGCTGCATGGTGCCGGCCTGTTCACTCTGCACGGCGAGGCGCTGTGCGTCTTCGAGGATGTGGGGCGACACAACGCCGTGGACAAGGTGGTGGGCTGGGCGCAGGAACGGGCCCTTCTACCCCTGGACACCCACGTGCTGGTGGTGAGCAGCCGGGCGGGTTTCGAGATTGCTCAGAAGGCCGTCACCGCCGGCATCGCGGTGGTGGTGGCGGTGGGCGCGGCCACCACGCTGGCGGTGGATACCGCAGCCACCTTTGATCTGACCCTGTGCGGCTTCGTCCGGGACGGCCGGTTGACGGTCTATACCGGAGGCCAACGATTAAACATCAAAGAGTAG
- a CDS encoding L-lactate MFS transporter, producing MGFLDREHSIAPAGWSRWLVPPAALAVHLSIGQIYGYSVFNKPMTRLISGDLKAETGAAGDWSLFQVGLIFSVALFFLGASSALFGKWVEREGPRKTMFTSALLFCGGFFVAALGVSTHQLWLIILGNGVLGGIGLGLGYISPVSTLIKWFPDRPGLATGMAIMGFGGGALIGSPLGTTLMTRFIGDGTLGVGTTFLIMGAVYLVFMMLGAFLVRVPAEGWRPAGWTPVVRQAGGMISVNNVMVDQAMRTPQFWLLFAVLFLNVTAGIGVLGQASVMIQEMFSDKVLGSGNGVTAAAAAGFVGLLSIFNMAGRFIWSSTSDRLGRKPTYMIFFALGAVLYFLIPLFGQMGSLVLFVAGFCVIISMYGGGFATVPAYLRDLFGTANVGAIHGRLLLAWSAAAVVGPTLLNGFRDRQIAAGIPAAQAYSTVMYVMAALLVVGFICNLMIRPIASRFWAEQSAAVPGATPTGND from the coding sequence ATGGGATTCCTGGACCGTGAACATTCAATAGCCCCCGCCGGCTGGAGCCGCTGGCTGGTACCCCCCGCTGCGCTCGCCGTACACCTGAGCATCGGACAGATCTACGGATACTCGGTGTTCAACAAACCCATGACCCGCCTGATCAGCGGGGACCTGAAGGCCGAGACCGGCGCCGCCGGCGACTGGTCCCTGTTTCAGGTTGGTCTGATCTTCAGCGTGGCCTTGTTCTTCCTGGGAGCAAGCAGCGCGCTGTTTGGCAAATGGGTGGAACGCGAGGGGCCCCGCAAGACCATGTTCACGAGTGCGCTGCTGTTCTGCGGCGGCTTTTTTGTGGCGGCCCTGGGGGTCAGCACCCATCAGCTGTGGCTGATTATTCTGGGCAACGGTGTCCTGGGCGGCATCGGGCTGGGACTGGGCTACATCAGTCCGGTCAGCACCCTGATCAAGTGGTTCCCCGACCGACCCGGTCTGGCCACCGGCATGGCCATCATGGGCTTTGGCGGCGGCGCACTCATCGGCAGCCCGCTGGGCACCACCCTGATGACCCGGTTTATCGGTGACGGCACGCTGGGCGTCGGCACCACCTTCCTGATCATGGGCGCGGTGTACCTCGTGTTCATGATGCTGGGAGCCTTTCTCGTGCGCGTGCCGGCCGAGGGCTGGCGGCCCGCCGGCTGGACCCCGGTGGTCCGGCAGGCCGGCGGCATGATCTCGGTGAACAACGTCATGGTCGATCAGGCCATGCGCACCCCACAGTTCTGGCTGCTGTTTGCCGTGCTGTTCCTCAACGTCACCGCCGGCATCGGGGTGCTCGGGCAGGCCAGCGTCATGATTCAGGAGATGTTCAGTGACAAGGTGCTGGGGAGCGGCAACGGGGTCACGGCCGCCGCCGCCGCCGGCTTCGTGGGCCTGCTGAGCATCTTCAACATGGCCGGGCGCTTTATCTGGAGCAGCACGAGTGATCGCCTGGGCCGCAAGCCCACCTACATGATCTTCTTTGCGCTGGGCGCTGTGCTGTACTTCCTGATTCCGCTGTTCGGCCAGATGGGCAGTCTGGTGCTGTTCGTGGCCGGCTTCTGCGTGATCATCAGCATGTACGGCGGCGGCTTCGCTACGGTGCCCGCCTACCTGCGCGACCTGTTCGGGACCGCCAACGTCGGCGCCATCCACGGACGGCTGCTGCTCGCCTGGAGTGCGGCCGCCGTCGTTGGGCCCACGCTGCTCAACGGCTTCCGGGACCGGCAGATCGCCGCCGGCATTCCCGCGGCCCAGGCCTACAGCACGGTCATGTACGTCATGGCGGCGCTGCTCGTCGTGGGCTTCATCTGCAACCTGATGATCCGGCCCATCGCCAGCCGCTTCTGGGCCGAGCAGTCTGCGGCCGTGCCCGGCGCCACCCCCACCGGCAACGACTGA